Proteins from a single region of Rhea pennata isolate bPtePen1 chromosome 6, bPtePen1.pri, whole genome shotgun sequence:
- the SP5 gene encoding transcription factor Sp5 — translation MSVYVRVRVRVHLRVCVRVHTRACCRRGDYFINCPAFISSLPIPPNNQFFYPDQQTHHRSFVDSKDLLSLLKEPLFFDDWVAANFKAINLPSDWLAAQQSPYQILGGDPGAGSPRRSPRPRRQRSGPGRAAPRRAGPRRGERGRCPGARRLHAAPLPRRRAPPPVAMAAVAVLRNDSLQAFLQDRTPSASPDVAKHSPLALLAATCSRIGQPGAAPADFLQVSYDPALGSPSRIFHPWSSEMPAHSPGALPPPPSLGLTPQKSHLPPSFGGAHELPLTPPADPSYPYEFSPVKVLPSSMAALPPACAPAYVPYAAQAALPPGYSNLLPPAQPCRQLSPNPPPDDIPWWSIPQAGGAGGCGHRFPAALQRGLVLGHSDFAQYQTQIAALLQTKSPLAATARRCRRCRCPNCQSAAGSAPEAEPGKKKQHICHVPGCGKVYGKTSHLKAHLRWHTGERPFVCNWLFCGKSFTRSDELQRHLRTHTGEKRFVCPECGKRFMRSDHLAKHVKTHQNKKLKAAADGVKREDGRDL, via the exons ATGagtgtgtatgtgcgtgtgcgtgtgcgtgtaCACTTGCgggtgtgtgtgcgcgtgcacACGCGGGCGTGTTGCCGACGCGG TGATTACTTCATTAATTGTCCCGCCTTTATCTCCTCCCTTCCCATCCCCCCTAATAATCAGTTCTTTTATCCAGACCAACAAACACACCATAGGAGCTTTGTGGATTCAAAGGATTTGCTTTCGCTTCTGAAAGAGCCGCTATTCTTTGATGATTGGGTAGCGGCAAACTTCAAAGCCATAAATCTTCCCTCTGACTGGCTGGCGGCCCAGCAAAGTCCTTATCAAATTCTTGGAGGTGATCCCGGCGCAGGCAGTCCGCGGAGAtcgccgcggccgcggcggcagcgctccgggccgggccgcgccgcgccgcgccgggccgggccgaggcgaggcgagcgcggccgctgcccgggcgcccggcgcctccatgccgcgccgctgccccgccgccgcgccccgccgccggtAGCCATGGCCGCCGTGGCCGTCCTGCGCAACGACTCCCTGCAGGCTTTCCTCCAG GACCGCACGCCCAGCGCTTCGCCGGACGTGGCCAAGCACTCGCCGCTGGCGCTGCTGGCCGCCACCTGCAGCCGCATCGGACAGCcgggcgcagcccccgccgACTTCCTGCAGGTCTCCTACGACCCGGCGCTGGGATCCCCCTCCAGGATTTTCCACCCGTGGAGCAGCGAGATGCCGGCGCACTCGCcgggggcgctgccgccgccgcccagccTGGGGCTGACGCCGCAGAAGAGCCACCTGCCGCCCTCCTTCGGGGGGGCGCACGAGCTGCCGCTCACCCCCCCCGCCGACCCCTCCTACCCCTACGAGTTCTCGCCCGTCAAGGTGCTGCCCTCCTCCAtggcggcgctgccgcccgcctgCGCCCCCGCCTACGTCCCCTACGCCGCGcaggccgcgctgccgcccggctaCTCCAACCTGCTGCCGCCGGCGCAGCCCTGCCGCCAGCTCTCGCCCAACCCGCCGCCCGACGACATCCCCTGGTGGAGCATCCCGcaggcgggcggcgccggcggctgcgggcACCGCTTCCCCGCCGCCCTGCAGCGCGGGCTCGTGCTGGGCCACTCGGACTTCGCGCAGTACCAGACGCAGATCGCCGCCCTCCTGCAGACCAAGTCTCCCCTGGCGGCCACGGCCAGGAggtgccgccgctgccgctgccccaACTGCCAGtcggcggcgggcagcgccccgGAGGCGGAGCCGGGCAAGAAGAAGCAGCACATCTGCCACGTCCCCGGCTGCGGCAAGGTCTACGGCAAGACGTCGCACCTGAAGGCGCACCTGCGCTGGCACACGGGCGAGCGCCCCTTCGTCTGCAACTGGCTCTTCTGCGGCAAGAGCTTCACCCGCTCCGACGAGCTGCAGCGGCACCTGCGGACTCACACGGGCGAGAAGCGCTTCGTGTGCCCCGAGTGCGGCAAGCGCTTCATGCGCAGCGACCACCTCGCCAAGCACGTCAAGACCCACCAGAACAAGAAGCTCAAGGCGGCGGCGGACGGCGTCAAGCGGGAGGACGGGCGCGACCTGTGa